From Xenopus tropicalis strain Nigerian chromosome 3, UCB_Xtro_10.0, whole genome shotgun sequence, the proteins below share one genomic window:
- the mtfmt gene encoding methionyl-tRNA formyltransferase, mitochondrial isoform X1: MDMGVCTPSWRVLLRVRYIPTAGGYIRSSRIHKIPACKTGNANGVQASGTEAANWKGDGERSTSDLLRIPLGTIAYSQRHVISKCDTEGRDNWREAGNGSNCKGKLPLTNCLQRKRFRGVIPMGNIRHFLNGRPSENRHYAVRFYTEIREREKRKHPPWNVMFFGTDEFALESLKMLNQFSRSTHEPVVGRLEVVTLPTHLPKGLPVKNYAVNQGIPFHVWPQTGQCEQFDVGVVASFGRLLSEDLILQFPYGILNVHPSCLPRWRGPAPIIHTVLNGDEKTGVTIMQIRPKRFDVGPIVKQEEYPVPPRCTAKELEGVMSKNGAEMLISVLKNLPQCLEHTTEQPTEGVTFAPKITASMSCVKWEEQTPEQIIRLERAVGFSMPLQAVWMGSPIKLLNFVEIPESVKISDSASKPGCLQYHHASQLLLVCCKDGWVGVRTIVLKKKLSARDFYNGYLHQWFVQKTNIQPEECRFHTLHLPPKAKTTKQKQISR, encoded by the exons ATGGACATGGGTGTTTGCACCCCGAGTTGGCGGGTCCTGCTCCGTGTGAGATATATTCCTACGGCTGGCGGGTACATCCGCTCATCGAGAATCCATAAAATACCGGCTTGCAAGACAGGAAATGCCAATGGAGTTCAAGCCAGTGGAACCGAGGCTGCTAATTGGAAAGGAGATGGTGAGAGAAGTACCTCGGACTTGTTGAGGATTCCGTTGGGCACAATTGCTTATTCTCAAAGACATGTTATTTCCAAATGTGACACAGAAGGCAGAGACAACTGGAGAGAAGCTGGCAATGGCAGTAACTGCAAGGGGAAACTTCCCCTCACAAACTGCTTACAAAGGAAAAGGTTTAGAGGGGTAATACCAATGGGCAATATTAGGCACTTTCTCAATGGACGACCATCTGAAAACAGACACTATGCTGTTAGATTTTACACTGAGATCAGAGaaagagagaagagaaagcaTCCACCTTGGAATGTCATGTTTTTTGGAACTGATGAGTTTGCACTGGAATCTCTTAAAATGTTGAACCAATTCAG CAGAAGCACACATGAGCCAGTAGTTGGCAGGCTGGAGGTGGTTACGTTGCCCACACATCTGCCTAAAGGCCTTCCAGTGAAGAACTATGCTGTAAACCAAGGGATCCCTTTTCATGTTTGGCCCCAGACAGGACAGTGTGAGCAGTTTGATGTTGGAGTCGTAGCATCATTTGGACGACTCCTCAGCGAGGACTTAATTTTGCAATTTCCATA tggtaTCTTAAACGTACATCCCAGCTGCCTTCCCAGGTGGAGGGGTCCAGCACCCATAATCCACACTGTTCTAAATGGAGATGAGAAGACCGGTGTCACTATTATGCAGATTAGACCAAAAAG GTTTGATGTTGGCCCTATTGTGAAGCAGGAGGAATACCCTGTTCCCCCAAGGTGCACTGCTAAGGAGCTGGAAGGCGTGATGTCTAAAAATGGGGCTGAAATG CTCATTTCTGTATTAAAGAACTTACCTCAGTGCCTGGAACACACTACAGAGCAACCCACAGAAGGAGTAACATTTG CCCCCAAGATTACAGCTTCCATGAGCTGTGTTAAGTGGGAAGAGCAGACTCCGGAGCAGATCATACGTCTTGAACGAGCTGTTGGATTTTCA ATGCCCCTGCAGGCTGTCTGGATGGGCTCACCCATTAAGCTTCTTAACTTCGTGGAAATTCCAGAATCTGTTAAAATTTCAG ACTCTGCCAGCAAGCCCGGATGCCTTCAGTATCACCATGCATCTCAACTTCTGCTAGTATGTTGCAAG GATGGTTGGGTTGGGGTCAGAACAATAGTACTAAAGAAGAAGCTCTCTGCCAGAGATTTCTACAATGGCTACTTACATCAATGGTTTGTACAGAAGACTAACATACAGCCAGAGGAATGTCGCTTCCACACACTGCATCTGCCACCCAAAGCAAAGACCACAAAACAGAAGCAAATATCCCGGTAG
- the mtfmt gene encoding methionyl-tRNA formyltransferase, mitochondrial isoform X2 encodes MDMGVCTPSWRVLLRVRYIPTAGGYIRSSRIHKIPACKTGNANGVQASGTEAANWKGDGERSTSDLLRIPLGTIAYSQRHVISKCDTEGRDNWREAGNGSNCKGKLPLTNCLQRKRFRGVIPMGNIRHFLNGRPSENRHYAVRFYTEIREREKRKHPPWNVMFFGTDEFALESLKMLNQFRSTHEPVVGRLEVVTLPTHLPKGLPVKNYAVNQGIPFHVWPQTGQCEQFDVGVVASFGRLLSEDLILQFPYGILNVHPSCLPRWRGPAPIIHTVLNGDEKTGVTIMQIRPKRFDVGPIVKQEEYPVPPRCTAKELEGVMSKNGAEMLISVLKNLPQCLEHTTEQPTEGVTFAPKITASMSCVKWEEQTPEQIIRLERAVGFSMPLQAVWMGSPIKLLNFVEIPESVKISDSASKPGCLQYHHASQLLLVCCKDGWVGVRTIVLKKKLSARDFYNGYLHQWFVQKTNIQPEECRFHTLHLPPKAKTTKQKQISR; translated from the exons ATGGACATGGGTGTTTGCACCCCGAGTTGGCGGGTCCTGCTCCGTGTGAGATATATTCCTACGGCTGGCGGGTACATCCGCTCATCGAGAATCCATAAAATACCGGCTTGCAAGACAGGAAATGCCAATGGAGTTCAAGCCAGTGGAACCGAGGCTGCTAATTGGAAAGGAGATGGTGAGAGAAGTACCTCGGACTTGTTGAGGATTCCGTTGGGCACAATTGCTTATTCTCAAAGACATGTTATTTCCAAATGTGACACAGAAGGCAGAGACAACTGGAGAGAAGCTGGCAATGGCAGTAACTGCAAGGGGAAACTTCCCCTCACAAACTGCTTACAAAGGAAAAGGTTTAGAGGGGTAATACCAATGGGCAATATTAGGCACTTTCTCAATGGACGACCATCTGAAAACAGACACTATGCTGTTAGATTTTACACTGAGATCAGAGaaagagagaagagaaagcaTCCACCTTGGAATGTCATGTTTTTTGGAACTGATGAGTTTGCACTGGAATCTCTTAAAATGTTGAACCAATTCAG AAGCACACATGAGCCAGTAGTTGGCAGGCTGGAGGTGGTTACGTTGCCCACACATCTGCCTAAAGGCCTTCCAGTGAAGAACTATGCTGTAAACCAAGGGATCCCTTTTCATGTTTGGCCCCAGACAGGACAGTGTGAGCAGTTTGATGTTGGAGTCGTAGCATCATTTGGACGACTCCTCAGCGAGGACTTAATTTTGCAATTTCCATA tggtaTCTTAAACGTACATCCCAGCTGCCTTCCCAGGTGGAGGGGTCCAGCACCCATAATCCACACTGTTCTAAATGGAGATGAGAAGACCGGTGTCACTATTATGCAGATTAGACCAAAAAG GTTTGATGTTGGCCCTATTGTGAAGCAGGAGGAATACCCTGTTCCCCCAAGGTGCACTGCTAAGGAGCTGGAAGGCGTGATGTCTAAAAATGGGGCTGAAATG CTCATTTCTGTATTAAAGAACTTACCTCAGTGCCTGGAACACACTACAGAGCAACCCACAGAAGGAGTAACATTTG CCCCCAAGATTACAGCTTCCATGAGCTGTGTTAAGTGGGAAGAGCAGACTCCGGAGCAGATCATACGTCTTGAACGAGCTGTTGGATTTTCA ATGCCCCTGCAGGCTGTCTGGATGGGCTCACCCATTAAGCTTCTTAACTTCGTGGAAATTCCAGAATCTGTTAAAATTTCAG ACTCTGCCAGCAAGCCCGGATGCCTTCAGTATCACCATGCATCTCAACTTCTGCTAGTATGTTGCAAG GATGGTTGGGTTGGGGTCAGAACAATAGTACTAAAGAAGAAGCTCTCTGCCAGAGATTTCTACAATGGCTACTTACATCAATGGTTTGTACAGAAGACTAACATACAGCCAGAGGAATGTCGCTTCCACACACTGCATCTGCCACCCAAAGCAAAGACCACAAAACAGAAGCAAATATCCCGGTAG
- the LOC734029 gene encoding Novel protein containing Rieske [2Fe-2S] domain and Protein of unknown function (DUF455) domains (The RefSeq protein has 1 substitution compared to this genomic sequence) gives MEGFQEELVSALREVVSNSHWQCVGEKRSFKATCTKLFSEDGEHLVLIHTTDDKFYAMDSSCPHEGGPLEQGDIEELCDGRLALTCPWHYFEFCLDDGSSSTGLQNQVYEVKVYEGKVYIQTQNALSLTPWKETPCTVSVNSEPAAISQGSDAESTLSYWACKILSTADPQEKVKLTQHVQTLWESGKISEIGQMEPPAQPQRKENLIIVQPGRIKRGKGGTLSSRIALLHSMANIEQWAIDLSWDIIARFAHFRLCTGETLPRDFFSDFVKVAGDEAKHYSLLEKRLAELDSNFGALPVHNGLWQSAADTAHDLLGRLAIVHMVHEARGLDVHPQTMQRFSTQGDDSSVRILEVIYTDEITHVAAGLKWFTYICGKEQRDCLSTFHELVPLYFKGYLKPPFNTEGRRSAGMSEEWYLTLVKPS, from the exons ACTATTTTCAGAAGATGGTGAACATTTGGTTCTAATTCATACTACTGATGACAAATTCTATGCCATGGATTCTTCATGTCCTCATGAAG GTGGGCCGCTGGAACAGGGAGACATTGAGGAGTTGTGTGATGGTCGATTGGCTTTAACTTGTCCTTGGCATTATTTTGAGTTCTGCTTGGATGATGGCTCTTCTTCTACAGGATTACAG AACCAGGTATATGAGGTGAAAGTTTATGAAGGGAAGGTTTATATTCAAACTCAAAACGCATTGTCTCTCACTCCTTGGAAGGAAACGCCATGCACAGTTTCTG TTAATTCTGAGCCTGCAGCCATCTCTCAGGGTTCAGATGCTGAATCCACTCTGTCCTATTGGGCCTGCAAAATTCTCAGCACTGCAGACCCACAGGAAAAG GTAAAGCTGACACAGCATGTACAAACCTTGTGGGAATCGGGAAAGATCTCAGAGATTGGTCAAATGGAGCCTCCTGCCCAACCACAGCGTAAAGAGAATCTAATCATTGTACAGCCAGGGAGGATTAAGAGAGGAAAGGGTGGAACGCTG AGCAGCAGGATAGCTCTGTTGCATTCAATGGCCAACATTGAGCAGTGGGCGATAGACCTGTCATGGGACATCATTGCCCGCTTTGCCCATTTCAGATTGTGCACAGGAGAGACACTGCCAAGGGATTTCTTCTCAGACTTTGTTAAAGTGGCTGGAGATGAAGCCAAG CACTATAGCCTGCTGGAGAAGAGACTAGCAGAACTGGACAGCAACTTTGGAGCTCTACCTGTGCACAATG GCTTGTGGCAATCAGCTGCAGATACGGCACATGATCTGCTTGGGCGCCTGGCTATTGTGCACATGGTCCATGAGGCAAG aggatTAGATGTTCACCCTCAGACAATGCAGCGCTTCTCTACTCAGGGAGACGACAGCTCTGTCAGAATATTGGAAGTAATCTACACGGATGAGATTACTCATGTGGCTGCGGGGCTGAAATGGTTCACTTACATCTGTGGCAAGGAGCAGCGG GACTGCTTATCCACTTTCCACGAGCTGGTGCCACTGTATTTTAAAGGATACTTGAAACCCCCTTTTAATACAGAGGGAAGAAGATCAGCAGGGATGTCAGAGGAG TGGTACTTGCCTCTGGTTAAGCCATCCTGA